Part of the Drosophila pseudoobscura strain MV-25-SWS-2005 chromosome 2, UCI_Dpse_MV25, whole genome shotgun sequence genome, gtGCCAAATTTATGCGTCTGACAGTCGCAGACAGATGCGGCAGGGTAGGATAGGTCTGGGTATCTCTTTTGGGAAAGTATCTATGGGATGGCGGCGATAAATCTAAGCCTGGGGGCTGCGCAACTTAATTAGTTCACGTCAACCGCTTGGTTACgttacaacaaaaaacaaaacaaaaacataaaacaaaagcgGGAAACACGCTCTCCGGACATTTATTACATGGCctgaaaaatgttaatttttatgTGATTTTATTTAagcttttatttgtttctttttttttgctataaCAAATACAGATGTTGATGGactaataaaataaatataaacattaGTATAAATACTGTATCTATATAGTATTTTTTTCTAACAATCGCAAATTAAATGTAAACCCGTTTTTGGTTCGAAAGTGAAGgttttgaattttttattttattatattttatttaaatttaaggCGTTTTAGTGGCGATGATTTATTCtgatttgtttgccaaaagttCAACCAAAagaccacccccccccccccccccccctggagGAGAGGGCTCTTCTGTGGTTCAACTCTTCgacgggggtggggggagggggtgtgtAAACCGTAACAAAGTTGTGTTGTAACAATAAACAGATGGGGTAATACGACAAACATTTCAATGCCAAACAGAAAGCGAAAGATACAAGTTAAAGATACATTCCGTATGACGCTCTTTGGGCTTCTCTTGTTGACACTTGTCACAAGATTGAACGAGAATAAATATACTTGTTTTCTGGCGGGGAATATATACTCTATTCGTATATGAAAAATATGGAATACTTGGCCAACGATTGATGTGCGGTGGCATTTCACTGACAACTGGCTTATGGCCTTATAGATGAATGtatatctgtgtctgtgaAATGCATTCTCCCCCGTTTCTATTCCCCACTTCACGACGACTCACGTGTTTACAAAACAAttaattttcttaagaaaaacagagagagctctgtgtgtgtttgtggaaaatgtggaaatgaAAAAGATACCGAAACATAACTCAAACAAACGGCAGTCCCGAACCGAATGCACTAATCGATGGTGCACTTCATTTGTATGAAAAACCAAAGCATAAGATACTTGAGCAGGAGCTAGATACTTCTCTCGTGGGGAAAGCACTGATGCCGCGAGGGCCAGGAACAAAAGGCAGGCGCTTTTGTGTAATCGATTTGAACCGGAAGCAATTGGGTTGCAGCCATGGTAGCTAAAGAAATCTCCTCTCAAGATGCagctattttaaatatttagtgCACGAGACAGCCAGTGGTACACAGTGTACACTTgcagatgcacagatacaccGATACACAATGAGAAAGACATTCAATCACATGCGATGGATGCTAAACAACAAAGCAAATATCGGTCGCTTGAGAGatattgacaaaaaaaaacaaaacaacaaaaacagcagaaaaagTATCTCGAAGATACAAGCGATTTGCACGCAGCAATCAAGAAGAGAAGATGAATCTCCGCGCTGgcaaagtacgagtatctttggCTATTGTTAGATACAAGATCGATTCAATGATTTCTCGAATGATGAATCAACACATATAAAAATAGCCCCACTAAATGCTTTCGAAAAATATCTATAGTTTgtacttaaaaaatatttaaaaatccaCGAAGAAAAACACGTAAGTTTTGgggaaaatatctttaaaatctGTACAAAAGTAGCTCAAAAAGTATCTTAAGTTCATAACAAAACCTCcgaatttgtatttaaaaaagtAGTTTTAGTAACTCCCTCTATTTCTAGACATTTATTACTTTCAAAACATCAAAAACCACGCGATAAAACCATCAACCAGAGTATCTAAGATACAATTTCCCAGCACACATGTATCTCCATGGTTCACTCGAATGTATCTctaatgtacatatgtatctgccATTAGCAGACTCATCTCCCACACATTTTCGCACATTTATTGCACTCTAATTAAAAGTCACGCACTTTACGtgagaaaattaaaacaaaaaaaaaggcaaaaaaaaaacaaaactaaaagccaaaaaaagagGCAACCAAAAATTCAAAGACAACGCGTCGTATTAGTAATGTGACAAACAGAcgaaagagcaacaaaaactacaacagCAATTGCGTCTAggatatttttaaaatgcgtcaaacaacaacaaaaaagaagcacaaaaaaaacaaacctaAAGAAAATACGCGGCGATTTtgtcgttttttgttgtttttttaacCTGAGGGGTGTACCTAAATTTGTGGCcatatgcgtgtgtgtctgctgTGTGTCGCCGCTAAATGTATGCCGCACATTATGTGGTCTAGTGTTCACGCTTCATTAAAACAAACGCTGCATTTTTTTACCGAGTTTTCCCGCATTTTTGTATGGTTTTTTCATCTGTTGTTTTTCggtagttttttcttttggcacATTCCATGCGAAAAAGCACAAAAGTATTCACACACTGGCCACAGTACTCGTAAACTgaaatgattattttttgCGTGCGATAAGCCTTTATCTAGCGACTGGCGATCGTTTGCCTCCACCGAAACCATCAATCAAGCCCCAATTTGAGACGAGTAAATGTGTCACAGAGGCCACAAAAGGCACCAAAGCGAAATGTTACCCAACTAAACGCACCGTCCATCCAGAACTGAGGCTGAACACTGAATGGAACTGCGACCAGTCCGAATAgacatatatttttgatgaTTGGATTGGCCATCAAATCAAGCGGCAAGCACGACAGTCTCTCGGGATGGCCCAAAActgaatttaatttcaatttcaattacaatacaattttgttaaatattttccaagcTAGTTTTTGTTATGCGAGGCAGCCATAATTATTTATGGGCTAGCATTTTATAGTTTGACTTTTCACTTAGTGGATCACCCATTGACGTAGTCCGAATAATTTGTGGGGTGTactaaaatatttaatcaCTCACTTgccttctttctttttcctcttttttgtgtgtgccctTGGtggaagtttttttttaaattaatgaaaGTGTGTCGTAGGGGAAAGGGTGCCCATACGTAAGACATTCAGAGATTTATATTAATTTCGAATAAATCATTAGAAAAtctaaaaagcaaaaaatatatagcaTCCCATAAACAACCCACTTTAAACTGATTTGAGCACTCGATGAAGACGACTCATTAATTAACTGCGGATATCACCTGCTCTTGCCCCACAATTCAttcatttttatagaatatttGCACCCCTCTTTCTTCCGCCCGTTTTGTGGCTGTCCAAACTATGATCCCCCCCGGCATGTGATTAGCAGTTGTTGAACccaacgcacacacatgcgTGCCATAACGCAAATtcgcacaggcacacacacaaagatacaACTTAGATAATGGCACTCGGTGTTAGATAACAGTCAACGCCGGCAAGCAGTCAATTTATAGGACAAAAAACTGCACgcgcagaaaaaaaagagggggagaaaaagtgaaataaaagTATTGCCAAATGAGATTAAAAAGCGCCTGCGTGCGTTTGCAGATACGAGATACGCAATGCCAGAGATAGAGCGATACAGATACGCATCTcctataaataatttatataaatttgtgAAAGGGGTACTTGGCAAAGGTCGTCTttttgcacacacaaaaatattttgctgtttttgttgattttccTGAGGAAAACTACTTAGTTGCAGGCACTCTATAAATTAGATTTATTTTGAGTGCTTTCGGATTAAGATATCACTGATACCGGAGTTGTTTCTGAAGGTgttgaaatataattaaaaatacatacaaaaagAATATACAGATCTAATTCGTGCCAATTAGCAGCCGGCTAATagaaaaatttgtttttctgcCAATTTCCTCTTCGGGCGTTTTGgtcatttgtttgttggtttttgagATGGACTTATTTCATATTTGCATAAGttattatttaattacttTCCCTGGCAGGCGGATGGTTCATTGAAATACACTTATTCCTCGGCTCGCTGCCAAATCGtacaaaaattatttcaaaGAAAGAAATTCAGGGAACTTGCACTATTTATTCGTTTTATCTAAAaagatatagaaatatatagaacacccaccagtaaatattaattatttttttaaaccaAAACGACACTGAGAACTCAAAAGTCATTTGTTGTACAAATACGTAAAATATTTGGCAATATATCCACAAATATTTCCAAACATTTTTctaggcaaaagaaaaaaaaaatacttatgTAACAGCATTTTGAGCCATTTATTTTTACGCAcctttttttatgtttatttctcttaattttttgttttttgttttttgtgagTTTTACGATTCTTTATTTTTAACGCGTTGGTTTCTTGGTTGGTTTCTCTTGCACTTTGCACACTTTAAACAATTTGCAAGAATTTACTTATTCCAGCAACAATTCAACATTTTCTTGCAATCTTTCAATTTTCTCATTTTCGAGAGGCACACAACACTTggatatttttcaatattttctatTGCCTTTTTTACTCCAAAACTTGGGGGTTTCAGTGTTTGGCCTCTTCCCGGATAGCACAAAATTTTCACGAAAATGAGGAAAACCGGAAGAAAACGCGGAAACGCGAACACGCCGTTGCTAAAGATCGATGGGCAAATATTCGAAAAAATATTCGAATGCTGCGGTTATTTTTTCGGGCGGACTTCGAGTGCTACTGCGACTGCGGAACCCTCCGcttattgtatttttgttgccGCTTCGGCCGGCGCTAGTCAGAGACTGAATCGTATATTCCACCGTATTTATTCCACAGTACGTATTCCCACTGTGCTGTGCCTGTGCTGCTAGTGCtggcagtgctgctgctgctgctgctgctgccgccttcGTATCTGCTTCGGCGCTTCGTGCGTGCTCCCCGAGCGAGCGAACCGGAAAGAGACGACgaccacagagagagaaaggtgGAGAGAGGCCAATAGTGAGATGATAGCGGGTGGGTGGATGGACGAGATTTCGGTGGTTCTTTCGTTGGCCCGTAGGCCTCTGATAGTTCTTCCTTGTTGGCAACGCATCCATCGCCTCTTAATTTTTAGGGCGATTCAGAATCAGGTACCAGATGTAAGAGTGAAATAGATTTGGATGGTTTACTTTTCCGAGCACGTCTTTATTCAACTCATCCGCCATTTAGAATGATCGAGCGTCCGTCTACATACTTTTCATGAAGccgtggatggatggattctTAATCTAAGCTAGGGATTCCGTATTGGCTGATATAGGTTGTAATGGGGGTGCCGTACTGAGTGACAGGGGTTATCCAACCACACAGAATATCTCACTGAAAGTGTTAAGATGCCAAATTTTGGTCAATGGGTTTTAGGGGTTTCTTCTTTTGAGGAGAGTTCTTTCATTGGTTTATGAGTTAGATGGTTTCGTTTTCGAATGATATACTTTTCTGAGTATTTTTCGAGTATAAACCTTTCTGAAATCAACCGGGACTCGTTTATTCTCTAGCCCGAAACTAGACAGCAGTTATAAATATCATTAATACCATTCTATAATAGCATTCTATAGCCCTACTTAAAATCATATTTAAATCATCGAGAAATTGTTCTAAAACCATCTAAAACCACTTTCCTAAACTTACGGTAAAACCCTTTAAACCCCTCTATCCAGCAGGCATTTAAAAACCTTTCCGAAACCACTCTTAGGCTGTTCTTAAGTCCCTAAATCAGAAGCCATCCGTAAACCAACTAAAAACTCACCTAGAACCCCTCTAGTGGAGACACCATCCCTCTGTTACCATGCGAATTTTTTACGAGTAGTTCAGCGAATGGATCCCCCTGTCACGTGCCATTTCCCTCTGACAATATGAGTGTGAGGTGCGATTGCAGTCGTCGTCGATTGCTTGACTTTGGGTCTGTCGGAATTGGGCATGTGTTGAGTTGGCGTTTGTGCTTTTTGGCGCGTAGACCCCTCCAACCAGCTACGTATTTCGCCAGAGAGCGTTGATTTGCAcgattttcacgattttcacCAAATAACCTAACGAACAGCTCAGCCCAAAGTGCAGCTCGCAAACAGAACCCAAAAAAACCCGACCTGCAttgttttttggggctgtGGGGAACTCGCTAATGAGTCAGGTTCCAATTTGGCGTCATTGGAACAGTCAGAATACGGTACTGATAAGCAATCAGCCTTTCATCAGTTATTGGACTAATTTCTGCATCATAGAATAGGTATAAGTCTTAAGAAACACCTGCTGTCAAAAGCATAATATAATCGGTTCTATTCTGAGCAAGAAATTCTTTCTCGAATACATATCTTATCTACACCGAATGCCCCCATCACATGGGGCCCGACACCCACTGTTTGGTGCAAAATATACTAGATCTACTAGATACTAGATACATCAGACAAATGGCAAACATATTTCGGGGTAGACCACGTCACGGCTGATGACTGCGTCAGACCCCTATCTAGCGATAAGGCGGAAGATAAACGATCTTGGGAACTCTGTTTGTTGGAATTCTATGGAAAATGCCAGGGGTTTTTGAAGGTTTGAAGGGGTTTTCCTGTTGCTTTGGAAACCTTAAAGGGCTGCAGGAATAgcatgaaatatatttttagctgAAAACTAAGGCTACCTCTTAAATAAATAAGGTAAAGGTCTTTAAATTCCATTAAAGAGTACTATCCCCTCGTGTAAACTTTAAATTTCTTTCTCCCAACATTTCTTAAGTGTTTCTCCCCACCGAAAGTGGGTCTGTGGCTCCCAAACAATTAACTCAATTATGTTTGAACGACAACATTTTGTAGCCCAGGAATTTCTCGCCTTCGAGCGAGCACATGCCAAATGTCCGTGTGCCATGCCCTTGGCCTTTCACTGTGCTCCCTCCCCGCCGAGTGACCCTATAAATAACCTACGACACAGGCTGTGCGTGCTGCTGGCTTCCCCGCAGTCTTGACTCCACTCGATTATCCTTCAGAGTGCAGCCAGACAATTAAAATGATTAATTAAGGAGGAGCAGGCGGCGGCTGTGCGGCAGGACATTTTCGGGCTAATGACTTAATTAGCCCGGGAGTTTGAGTGTTCCCGCCTAATGTAGTCGCCTCAACGACGCGGAGCGAGAGGAGAGTAGACCTTTGACCCTTTTTCCATGTAAACTGCAACTGTCTCTCCTCCTCTGGCCTCCGCAAGATGTtagattaattaattaaaaaccgTAGCCGAAACGAAACCGAAGCCGAAACCGAAAATGTGGCAAGTGATGCACccaccgagagagagaaacagaggtGTTTGCCACAGCATTTAAATGTATGTGAAATAAGTGAGGCAGCTGCCCCGCTACTACATTCCCCCATCCTGATCCCCCTGTTTTTTACACCTTGCGTGTGTGCGCGCGCGTTTCTCGGGCGTTTAAAAACGCGCTCCAGCTCTCAAGGTTGGCGGCTTTTCCTTGTCTACAGAAATGTATCTAGTAGATCGCTATCTGCGCGCTTGCAATTGTTCCATTCGCGTCGCGTATTCAATTACAAAATACATTGTCATGTCTTCTGTCAGCGGACATGATTTTCCATTGGTTTATTGGTAGCAAAAACTATCTGATTTCTAATTTTTTTCGACTGGGAGATCTTCCATCAATTGATGATCAAAAGAGTGATAGAGAGCATGGGAGTATCGGAAATGCATTAGCAGCCATTAGGCTTCCATCAGCAATACTCTCAGATACGCAAAGTACCTGTATCTGTGGCCAGTATAGTAATTTatgttaataaaattgtaatAGTCGGGCTGTCAACAAATGGCGACGAACATGCAGCCAGCCGTCAGACAGCTCAACTCAATTCAAATCGAATCATTTCGAATCAATTAAATACCAATCTGGAGCCGATCTAGTGGCCTGTCTTTTGTCTTTAGCCAAGCGACCAGCAACAAGTTGTTGTCTTTGGCCACAAGAAAACATGTTAACCCTTTAGCGGGAGTGGAATACTTGTAATATTCCCCTTAAAATTTCATATAATTCTTGGCTTGTAGCCGTAGATACTACGATTTTGTGTATAAAAAGCATACGAAATTTGCTTTTTCGCTTCCTCCAGCACTAGCTCTCTTCTAGTGGGACTTATTGGTAGTAGCTTTTAGAATCTATAACCTGTTCATTTATATATCTTTAAATATCATTTAAGAATCACTAAAAATAATAGTCATAGGGTGGATCTCACTCTTAGAACCCCTTAAATATAATTCTTTCTGGTCTCATATCGGCGAGAGCGAGGGAAGCgtgtgagccgggggttgatACACGAGCGAAACGAGTGTGCAGTCCCCTCATCCTCACCTAATCTTCTATATAGTATCCATATCTACGCTGCTTCCTAGATTTGTCCCTCAACTTTGTATTAGATGTAAGTCTGGATGTTAATAAATGACTCAAGAAAATATGTAGATCTATCCCAAGGGGttaaagcaaatgcaaataatgATCAAAAGTGAAATGTTGCTGTCGCCAGCAGGTCGCTTGGTGCTCCAATCGGATTAGATTTAACCTAAGATCAGTATTAACCattcgtatctgtatctatatctcCCGCTCTATCTATATCGGTAATGAGAAAGCCGCCGACTGAGTGATCGATTATGCTGGAAGTAGTctctgtggcagcggcagtccGCTCTAATCATAATAATTGATAcgtaaatattttgatatacTCGTCGACTGCAATGCTAATTATGTGAGCCATAAATTACATGTGTGTCCCAGTGGGCCTTGAGTTTTCGCCGACTGAGATCTGTCGGAACTCAgatataaatcaaaatttcaaaattattcttTGTTTTATTAGGAAAATGAATAGCAAAATTTTCAGTCGGGATGAACCGCAATGTTCGGCTTCCTTGTGACTATTATGGTGACTGCTATTGCCGCTTTGCTTACCGTTATTGGCTTTAATTTGGTTTCAACTGCGAGACTTTTGGGCTGGCATTTGCCGGCAAACCCACACAGGATCCGGCGGATCAGAGCAGGCGCTGAGTTTTGACAAGTAAAAATTATTAGTTTCTCCCCACAAAAAAATGGCCACTCTCGAAATGGCCTTGGCTGTGGTGAGCATCTACGATGGAATCCGAAGCTGCTTTTCTGGTAAAACGTACGAAATGCTATCCTCTCTTTAGGATCTTTCAATCATATCCCCTTTTTTCGTAGCACTACCAGCCCCATAAAGCCCCACAAACCTTCAAAGATGCACAGCCAACGTGGTCGCAAAAAGCACCGATCGAAGGTGCATTATCGCAGCCATCGTTGTTGCGGCGGAGCGGACTGGAGTGTCGCTCAGCGGGTCTTCCGGGGCTATCGCTCGGAGACCAACTCCATTACCAGCTGCTCCGCACTATCGCTCTCCGAGTTCGAGGCCTCCACGGACTACAttctgcagcagcaccgcAGTAGCCAGCTCTGCGAGGCTAACATCCAGCCAACGCTGACGCCCGCCGACTCCCGCTTCGAGCTGCACGACTGTCTGCCGGGTCTGACCGCCGCTCTGGACCAGGTCCAGCACCAGCAAAAGAGATTGCGGCTGCTCCGGCGGCGCACCCTGGTGGAGAATGCCCGCGAGGTGATTGGGATACAGTGCGCCAGCTGGTGGAGCCGATACTCCCCCGATCTTCCGGCATTGAGCATGGAATCGAGTCTGGACTTTCTCTCTAGCCGGCTTTCTCCGccggagagagaggagagtgagCCGGGAGCAGAGGTCATGGTTTATATTCGTAATTTTGTAAACAAGTGCCGAAAGGTAGGCCTATAAAATATTCCCCTAATTGGATGAGCAAACCCCTTCCTGCTTTTAGATCTACAAAGCGGCGTATACTGTCATCTCAGATGCCTATCCTGACCTGTCACCCGCCATGGATTTGCTCGATATCAATGAACTGATACCCGCTGTGAACAGTGCCCTCATCGAGTATTTGCTGCGCCTGGAGGAGCTCCCAGAGAGCAATAGTTTTTAGAACTTTATGGATGTTTATTCCCCAATAAATCCCATCAGAAGTGGCTCTactttgatttgaatttaCTGAACACCTCACGCCCCCAGGTGTTGCAGCAATGATCGTAAAGAAAAATGTAACTGATAGATGGTATCACCAGCACCGAACGAGCGAACCCGTTGGCAGGTGCTTCAAGCTCTTTAGTTACTGCTTTCcaccagacagacagagagatgaTACCATGAGTCAGTTCTTGGACGCATTCTGGCGCCTCCTTTCCCCCATTTTAaatgtcatcatcatcatcttccaCCAAAGAATTATGAGTGCGGCACATGCAATGGATTGCAAACCAAGATTCGATCtggatctggctctg contains:
- the LOC6898000 gene encoding uncharacterized protein isoform X1 — protein: MATLEMALAVVSIYDGIRSCFSGKTTTSPIKPHKPSKMHSQRGRKKHRSKVHYRSHRCCGGADWSVAQRVFRGYRSETNSITSCSALSLSEFEASTDYILQQHRSSQLCEANIQPTLTPADSRFELHDCLPGLTAALDQVQHQQKRLRLLRRRTLVENAREVIGIQCASWWSRYSPDLPALSMESSLDFLSSRLSPPEREESEPGAEVMVYIRNFVNKCRKIYKAAYTVISDAYPDLSPAMDLLDINELIPAVNSALIEYLLRLEELPESNSF
- the LOC6898000 gene encoding uncharacterized protein isoform X2 — translated: MHSQRGRKKHRSKVHYRSHRCCGGADWSVAQRVFRGYRSETNSITSCSALSLSEFEASTDYILQQHRSSQLCEANIQPTLTPADSRFELHDCLPGLTAALDQVQHQQKRLRLLRRRTLVENAREVIGIQCASWWSRYSPDLPALSMESSLDFLSSRLSPPEREESEPGAEVMVYIRNFVNKCRKIYKAAYTVISDAYPDLSPAMDLLDINELIPAVNSALIEYLLRLEELPESNSF